A single Flavobacterium sp. 1 DNA region contains:
- a CDS encoding S41 family peptidase, which produces MKKITFVLLFSTFSLFAQNSSTNCDILLKINKLLQKEHYNPKPVNDSLSAYVFDELLNNLDPSRNVFLKSQADSLSNIYRLQLDNLILNNNCSFLNDIRKEYKKSLLRNKAILEKLNKETIDYNTKDTVRFKKQDSNFYLKANEAEKAWNKKIRYEVFNDIAGKSKNLDSLKLNFSTMSLRSQKNIIENELCKINVSLTNDKPFEDNFYNIFCGYFDPHTNYFSNETKSSFVSTLSKEKLSLGLEVSLNEKNEINIIEIDPNGPAFKTGKIKKGDQILAISNQKETLEVSCSSLESIAAMISSELNTNLTLTLKRNSGKPFKVFIEKQVLKDEENTVYSFIADKGIKAGYIKIPSFYSNFEEGNNKGCAQDVAKETVKLMQDDIKGLILDLTDNGGGSMEEAVKLAGLFIDRGPISIVTDNKKQLSIINDPYKGVIYKGPIIIIINGNSASASEFFADIMQDYNRAVIIGSTSLGKATMQTILPLEKNDDQHFVKLTVSKFYRITGKSHQAVGVIPDVQIPTIYQDVFQKESDFPTALKNETLNSRIRFSPYVSNELIESLAQKSRERVAQDPYFKSVIALNANIDAIINKPKFEIPMTLVAVFENLSNINSLSEKINNFAIDNLNLNVYNSEYNKSLLLLYPSLIEYNKIQLDSLRSNHYLNESISIISDYKAIRKN; this is translated from the coding sequence ATGAAAAAAATCACATTTGTACTGCTGTTTTCAACATTTTCTCTATTTGCACAAAATAGCAGTACTAATTGTGATATTTTACTCAAAATAAACAAACTGCTTCAAAAAGAACACTATAATCCAAAGCCGGTGAACGATAGTTTATCGGCTTATGTTTTTGATGAATTATTGAACAATTTAGACCCTTCAAGAAATGTTTTTTTAAAATCACAGGCTGATTCACTTTCCAATATATACAGGCTTCAATTGGACAATCTTATTCTAAATAATAATTGTTCTTTTTTGAATGACATCAGAAAGGAATATAAAAAATCACTTTTAAGAAACAAGGCAATATTAGAAAAACTCAACAAAGAAACTATTGATTATAATACGAAAGATACTGTCAGATTCAAAAAGCAGGATTCAAATTTCTATTTAAAAGCAAATGAAGCAGAGAAAGCTTGGAACAAGAAAATAAGATACGAAGTATTTAATGATATTGCTGGAAAAAGCAAAAATTTAGATTCGCTTAAGCTTAATTTCAGCACGATGAGTCTCAGATCTCAAAAAAATATCATCGAAAACGAGCTCTGCAAAATCAATGTGTCGCTTACAAACGACAAACCTTTTGAAGATAATTTTTACAATATTTTTTGCGGTTATTTTGATCCTCATACCAATTATTTCAGCAATGAAACTAAATCCAGTTTTGTATCCACTTTATCTAAAGAAAAACTTTCACTTGGATTAGAAGTCAGCTTAAATGAAAAGAACGAAATCAATATAATCGAAATTGATCCAAACGGTCCGGCTTTTAAGACTGGTAAAATCAAAAAAGGAGATCAAATACTGGCCATTTCCAATCAAAAAGAAACTCTGGAAGTTTCATGCTCTTCGCTGGAATCGATTGCCGCAATGATATCATCGGAATTAAATACAAACCTTACATTAACACTTAAACGGAATTCAGGAAAACCTTTTAAAGTGTTTATTGAAAAGCAGGTTTTAAAAGATGAAGAGAATACAGTTTACAGCTTTATAGCAGATAAAGGCATCAAAGCAGGCTATATAAAAATCCCCAGTTTTTATTCCAATTTTGAAGAAGGAAACAACAAAGGATGTGCGCAGGATGTCGCTAAAGAAACAGTCAAACTAATGCAGGACGACATTAAAGGGCTAATTCTTGATTTGACTGATAATGGCGGCGGATCTATGGAAGAAGCTGTGAAATTAGCAGGATTATTCATTGACCGCGGTCCAATTTCGATAGTAACAGATAACAAAAAACAATTATCAATAATAAACGATCCTTATAAAGGGGTTATTTACAAAGGTCCTATTATAATTATAATTAATGGAAATTCAGCTTCGGCAAGCGAATTTTTTGCCGATATTATGCAGGATTACAACAGAGCTGTTATAATAGGAAGCACCTCTTTAGGGAAAGCGACTATGCAGACTATACTGCCTTTAGAAAAGAATGATGATCAGCATTTTGTAAAACTAACAGTCAGTAAGTTCTACAGAATTACCGGAAAAAGCCATCAGGCAGTCGGCGTTATTCCTGACGTGCAAATCCCTACAATTTATCAAGATGTTTTTCAGAAAGAAAGTGATTTCCCAACAGCTTTAAAAAATGAAACCTTAAATTCAAGAATTCGTTTTAGTCCTTATGTAAGCAATGAATTAATTGAATCGCTTGCCCAAAAAAGCAGAGAAAGAGTAGCACAAGACCCTTATTTCAAATCCGTTATTGCACTCAATGCAAATATCGATGCAATAATAAATAAACCAAAGTTTGAAATACCAATGACCTTAGTTGCTGTTTTCGAAAATCTATCGAACATTAACAGCTTATCAGAGAAAATCAATAATTTCGCAATAGATAACCTGAATTTAAACGTATACAATTCCGAATATAACAAATCATTGCTGTTACTTTATCCATCACTTATCGAATATAATAAAATACAGCTTGACAGCTTAAGATCTAACCACTATCTCAATGAATCAATTTCAATTATATCCGATTATAAAGCAATAAGAAAAAACTAA
- a CDS encoding YebC/PmpR family DNA-binding transcriptional regulator, with product MGRAFEFRKGRKMKRWSAMAKAFTRIGKDIVMAVKEGGPNPDANSRLRAVIQNAKAANMPKDNVERAIKKATDKDTANYKEVLFEGYAPHGIALLIETATDNNNRTVANVRSYFNKCNGTLGTQGSVEFMFDHTCNFRIPKEGIDPEELELELIDFGAEEVFEDEDGILIYAPFGSFGTIQKELESRNLEILSSGFERIPQITKKLTEAEMADVEKLIEKMEEDDDVMNVYHTMEEA from the coding sequence ATGGGAAGAGCATTTGAATTCCGAAAAGGTAGAAAAATGAAACGTTGGTCAGCTATGGCCAAAGCATTTACCAGAATTGGTAAAGATATTGTAATGGCAGTAAAAGAAGGCGGTCCAAATCCTGATGCCAATTCAAGATTAAGAGCTGTCATTCAAAATGCTAAGGCTGCCAACATGCCAAAAGACAATGTTGAAAGAGCCATTAAAAAAGCTACTGATAAAGACACAGCTAATTATAAAGAAGTATTATTTGAAGGATACGCTCCTCATGGTATTGCACTTCTGATAGAAACAGCTACAGACAACAACAACAGAACAGTTGCTAACGTTAGAAGTTATTTTAACAAATGTAATGGAACTTTAGGAACCCAAGGTTCTGTTGAGTTTATGTTTGATCATACCTGCAACTTTAGAATTCCTAAAGAAGGAATCGATCCAGAAGAATTGGAATTAGAATTAATTGATTTTGGCGCGGAAGAAGTCTTTGAAGATGAAGACGGTATTTTAATTTATGCTCCTTTTGGAAGTTTTGGAACTATCCAAAAAGAATTAGAAAGCAGAAATTTAGAAATATTATCTTCTGGTTTTGAAAGAATCCCGCAAATAACAAAAAAATTAACTGAAGCCGAAATGGCCGATGTAGAAAAATTAATAGAAAAAATGGAAGAAGATGATGACGTGATGAACGTATATCACACAATGGAAGAAGCATAA
- a CDS encoding LamG domain-containing protein, which translates to MKKYILFIVVLMFSVLVNAQNAIQEFNFNGTLSNASNTISFLGDAKYVKDRTGTVNGALRIVNNVLEASIPNLPLSNSKRTVSVWVKYNDISTANYIWGYGALANAEYFGLLQQSTATSRSDLNLAGWGYVNDVIVTTTIATGIWYNYTVTYDGLTSKIYRNGELIKSSISPRKLTSSVVFGIGRMGSAVSMNADIDDLEIYDVALSAEEVATMYNNSVLTSNDTVIAYVAKTALKNESTKAIKKTVSADTNISIVLSVPMETRSIKISEIYSSQGLKVLSADKNVIDVTALPEGTYLLKISDLPQDSVSKKLTSN; encoded by the coding sequence ATGAAAAAATATATACTCTTTATAGTAGTGTTAATGTTTTCTGTTTTAGTTAATGCTCAAAATGCAATTCAAGAATTTAATTTTAATGGTACTCTTAGTAATGCATCCAATACAATTTCATTTTTGGGTGATGCTAAGTATGTAAAAGACAGAACTGGAACTGTAAATGGAGCTTTACGCATTGTTAATAATGTTCTTGAAGCATCTATACCTAATTTACCGCTTTCTAATTCTAAAAGAACGGTTTCTGTTTGGGTGAAGTATAATGATATTTCCACAGCCAATTATATTTGGGGTTATGGGGCTTTAGCTAATGCAGAATATTTTGGTTTATTGCAACAGAGTACTGCCACTTCAAGATCCGATTTGAATCTTGCTGGTTGGGGATATGTAAATGATGTTATTGTGACAACTACAATTGCCACGGGAATTTGGTATAATTATACTGTGACTTATGATGGGCTTACTTCGAAAATCTACAGAAATGGTGAATTAATTAAATCATCCATTAGCCCCAGAAAATTAACATCTTCGGTGGTTTTTGGCATTGGCCGAATGGGATCTGCGGTTAGCATGAATGCTGATATCGACGATCTGGAAATTTATGATGTTGCTCTATCTGCTGAAGAAGTGGCCACTATGTATAATAATTCTGTATTGACTTCAAATGATACAGTTATTGCTTATGTAGCCAAAACAGCTTTGAAAAACGAAAGTACGAAAGCAATAAAAAAAACGGTTTCAGCTGATACAAACATAAGTATTGTATTATCTGTTCCTATGGAAACAAGGTCAATCAAAATTTCAGAAATTTATTCATCGCAAGGTTTAAAAGTATTGAGTGCTGATAAAAATGTGATTGATGTTACTGCTTTGCCAGAAGGAACATATTTGTTGAAGATTTCCGATTTACCGCAAGATTCGGTATCTAAGAAATTGACCTCAAATTAG
- a CDS encoding transposase, producing MGGFFGVNGKKLQRQYKKHLSSFNTWDPREHAHQWIVYPENIGTHLSIDEVALSQGELYTIVTNKKFKGKKGSLVAIVAGTKADQVIEHISKIDYKKRSCVKEITLDMANSMKLISKRCFPKAIQVTDRFHVQKLALEALQEIRIKHRWEAMDFENQLILQAKRENKTYIPELLPNGDSLKQLLARSRYLLYKSREKWTENQKERAQMLFELYPDIKTAYNLNQQLRGIYNNNNDKHIAMTKLAHWYRNVEESGFKNFNILLNTITFNYQSILNYFDNRSTNASAESFNAKIKAFRSQFRGVRNIDFFLFRLSNLFA from the coding sequence ATTGGAGGTTTTTTCGGAGTAAACGGAAAGAAGCTCCAAAGACAATACAAAAAGCACTTGAGTTCCTTTAATACTTGGGATCCACGAGAACATGCACATCAATGGATTGTTTATCCTGAAAATATAGGTACTCATTTATCAATTGACGAAGTAGCTTTATCTCAGGGTGAACTTTATACTATTGTAACCAACAAGAAATTCAAAGGCAAAAAAGGTTCATTAGTTGCTATTGTTGCTGGAACCAAGGCTGATCAGGTTATAGAACACATCAGTAAGATTGATTATAAGAAGAGGAGCTGTGTCAAAGAGATAACACTTGACATGGCTAATTCCATGAAACTAATCTCTAAGAGATGCTTTCCAAAAGCAATACAAGTGACCGATAGGTTTCATGTTCAAAAATTAGCATTGGAAGCTTTACAAGAGATTAGAATCAAGCATCGATGGGAAGCTATGGATTTTGAGAATCAATTGATATTGCAGGCAAAAAGAGAGAATAAAACATATATCCCAGAGCTCTTGCCTAATGGAGATTCTCTAAAACAACTTTTGGCCAGAAGCAGGTATCTACTCTATAAATCTCGCGAAAAATGGACTGAAAATCAAAAAGAAAGGGCTCAAATGTTATTTGAATTATACCCCGATATAAAGACAGCATATAATCTAAATCAACAACTTCGAGGGATTTACAATAACAACAATGACAAACACATTGCCATGACCAAACTGGCGCATTGGTATAGAAATGTAGAGGAATCAGGCTTTAAAAACTTTAATATTCTGCTCAATACTATAACTTTTAACTACCAGTCAATTTTAAACTATTTTGACAATAGAAGCACAAATGCTTCTGCCGAATCTTTCAATGCAAAAATAAAAGCTTTTAGAAGTCAGTTTAGAGGAGTGAGAAATATAGATTTCTTCTTATTCAGATTATCCAATCTTTTTGCATAA
- a CDS encoding transposase, translating into MTPIDLLKLMLPDFLVDHFEVVSTTNTEEILHLYFEEKIKPPQEFNTFELVSKGFLDEITIQDFPLRGKFVYLHIKRRRWTNKTTGEIIKRDWNLVAKGTRMTQEFAAFLKEINR; encoded by the coding sequence ATGACTCCTATTGACCTTTTAAAATTGATGCTGCCTGATTTTTTAGTAGACCACTTTGAAGTGGTTTCTACTACTAATACAGAAGAAATATTACACTTGTATTTTGAGGAAAAAATTAAGCCTCCACAAGAGTTTAATACATTTGAACTGGTATCAAAGGGCTTTTTGGATGAGATCACTATTCAGGATTTTCCTCTAAGAGGTAAGTTTGTGTATTTGCATATCAAAAGACGTCGCTGGACTAATAAAACCACAGGAGAAATTATTAAAAGAGATTGGAATTTAGTTGCCAAAGGAACCCGCATGACTCAAGAGTTTGCGGCTTTTTTAAAAGAAATTAATAGATAA
- a CDS encoding PLP-dependent cysteine synthase family protein has product MKEEINAYNNVLELIGNTPLIRLNSVTENLKGNFYAKVESFNPGHSSKDRIALYIIEEAEKRGILSPGDTIIETTSGNTGFSLAMVSIIKGYNCILAVSSKSSKDKIDMLRSLGAKVYVCPAHVSADDDRSYYNVAKRLHEETKGSVYINQYFNQLNIDAHYKSTGPEIWKQTNGKITHLVACSGTGGTISGTAKYLKEQNPNIRILGVDAFGSVLKKYHETKEFDNDEIYPYRIEGLGKNLIPSATDFDIIDKFIKVSDEESAHSAREVTRKEGLFVGYTSGAVMQAIKQYAEEGEFDKNSNVVAIFPDHGSRYMSKVFSDDWMNDQGFFDSINEEEAQKIEFIK; this is encoded by the coding sequence ATAAATGCTTATAATAATGTTTTAGAGTTAATAGGTAATACTCCACTTATTAGACTAAACAGTGTAACCGAGAATTTAAAGGGAAACTTCTATGCAAAAGTAGAGTCCTTTAATCCGGGGCACTCATCGAAAGATAGAATAGCTTTATACATCATCGAAGAAGCAGAAAAAAGAGGTATTTTGTCTCCAGGTGATACTATTATTGAAACAACTTCTGGTAATACAGGATTTAGCTTAGCAATGGTAAGCATCATAAAAGGGTACAATTGTATTCTTGCGGTGAGTTCAAAATCTTCAAAAGATAAGATTGATATGTTAAGGAGTTTGGGGGCTAAGGTTTATGTTTGTCCTGCTCACGTATCTGCCGATGACGACCGATCTTATTATAATGTAGCAAAACGCCTGCATGAAGAAACAAAAGGATCTGTTTATATTAATCAATATTTTAATCAATTAAATATTGATGCTCATTACAAATCGACAGGGCCGGAAATTTGGAAACAAACAAATGGCAAAATAACTCACCTTGTTGCTTGTAGCGGAACCGGAGGAACTATTTCAGGAACTGCAAAATACCTTAAAGAGCAAAATCCTAATATTAGAATACTTGGTGTTGATGCATTTGGTTCGGTTTTGAAAAAATACCATGAAACTAAAGAATTTGATAATGATGAAATTTACCCATATAGAATAGAAGGATTAGGGAAGAATTTAATCCCGTCAGCAACTGATTTTGATATTATTGATAAATTTATCAAAGTTTCTGATGAAGAAAGTGCTCACTCTGCAAGAGAAGTAACCCGAAAAGAAGGTTTGTTTGTTGGTTATACATCTGGAGCAGTAATGCAGGCAATCAAACAATATGCTGAAGAAGGAGAGTTCGACAAGAATAGCAATGTGGTTGCTATCTTCCCAGATCATGGTTCACGTTATATGAGTAAAGTGTTTAGCGATGATTGGATGAATGATCAAGGATTCTTTGACAGCATTAATGAAGAAGAAGCACAAAAAATAGAATTTATTAAGTAA